The Solanum lycopersicum chromosome 8, SLM_r2.1 DNA segment TAAAAGGAACTATTTTAGCAAacttttttacttctttttttgtaCATAGACATCACAAAGAATCACAATGCTTCAAGAAATAAGATAAGGAACCTTTATTTTAATTGTGATGCATTTTGTTTTCATTCCTCCTTCAAAGCAAACAGTATACAATCAGTTGCGgtagccccccccccccacacacacacacacaccagtTCCATGCCCAAAGCATCCTTCTTAAAACAGTAATTAATGTTAGAAGTGGCATCTTAACTACGTGAAGACATGATACTCTTATCAATATAAAGATCCTagctttttcttaatttatacaGTTGGAAGATATTgtgtatataaaaagaaataccaAGAATTATAAATTCACaactcacataaatttcattaagACCATATCTTCTCTGAAGGTTGTCTAAAACTCCAGGCTCATTCAAATAAGTCAATTTGGTCATATCATCAACCCCTCCATGGTCTGCCTCTTCATCCCTTGGATACAGCTTCTCCGGTGATGACAAtacctaaaaaaacaaaattcagtCACATTTTCCATCAACCCATTTGACCAAAATTAACAGAGAAAATTCATAACCAAGTGTTCGTCTCACTTTCTTGCCATATTCAGTAACCACTTGGACTTGTTTACCAATAAAATCAGTCACTTGAGCAGCAACCCAAGCGGAACTTTTGTCTTCGACCCATACATTAGAACCCTTTCGTAGTGTCATATTATGGGTTTGGATTAGCTTAAATTGACATGAAAGAAGAACAACAACTGGTTTCAGTGAAAATTTGGGGATTTTTCGGATTTGATATTTGAATTGGTTTCAGCAATACGCAAAAccctagagagagaaagaaaaaaggacGATAACAACAAAGAAGAAGAGGTTGATTATTTCAGCTTCCCGCCCTAAAACCAAAAATGGAGAATCTGACAGAGTCCAAATTTTTGGCTCTCAGTTCCCAGCGTTATCTTAAGAATATTTACTAAACGGGAAACTTATAGCTCCACATTTACACTTTGAGGTACTACTTTTTCAAAACTTTCTTATTTTGGGATTTGATTGCTTAAGCACCTATTCTGTtgtaaaattacataaattaataaattttaaaaataattattgattattagcaatattttttgtttattattatttatagcaatattatgttatatttgtaatatatattaaaagtaaaattatttatgcaatatatatgaatttataattatttattgaaatatatcatatttgtttgataaaaaattgtcacattattttataagtgtattaaaatgtgtgataaatatatCATTCATCACtagaatttatattatatgtgaataataaattattgtttataatattatattaattaattaaataatcaagtgaaaaaaaattattactataaataataaaaaagaaaattattatagtatatttactTTAAGTTTCACTTATGAGTTTATGACCATACTTGTGAATCTTGTTAATAGTGGGACGGCAACCTAAATCATACTTCATTCCCTAGggtattttaacttttatatttaatttaaaaataaattatttttttattaattaagaaaGTATTAATTGTTCTCTTTCAAATTTATCCTTCCATAGATAAATGAGATGAAAACTAATTTGAACATGTGATTTAAAGTTGATTCtatctcataattttatattatacataaaaatttaaattctccaaaatttatgatttgaaattttCCAAATACAAAAACTGATtacaagttttatattttttttaaaaaaaattgtatttaatttatatatatttactagctttttattttatatgtaaataaaatttataattcttATCATTACTTATTAAACCATTTATATTCTATATAACGAATATTTTCGTTAATATAAAATCTTTGTTTACTTCAAATCAAttcttaatttatcatttatattcaccaaattgattattttaaattaaatttattacgACTTCATCTAATCAGtgtttattaataataaaaagtcaTCATTATATTGAGTGGACATGACTAATTATTGCGGCTTTAATTGagcaaatttttttcttagctACTAACAACTTGAATACTAAACTTATGTtcagtttatttttattgaattaaggTTAGATCCATAAATGTTGTATCTTTACAATAGCTTTGTGATAATATATTgtacaattttataaatttttatttgtttggtaAGATTGTATAAAGAATGGGATAATTTTAATAGTTTACaacttgtaattttttatgtttattaaaaaaCATACAATATAAAAAGTTCAAACTGCATATTcaaacaaaacttcaaatatgtctcataattttatgttatgatttcatatcataaCTTTAAATTGTGGTTTCATATCACATGGCCAAATGGACCTTTAAATAAGGGAGATGTCATTGGGATTGTAATCTcgctaaattaatataaatgagaccatgaaatattattattttataaaagtattatttaattgataaattaatattgattaatttaaagaatgttTTGAGATTCAATGAAGGCTAATTTAGATTACATCATCAAAATAATTGTATCTtactaatttatcatatttattgacttcacataaaaataaatttattatacataaagtacaataaatacatcaaaattattGTATCTTACTAAATTATGTATCATATATTTggatttatataaaataaataaattcattgtAAATAAAATACAATGTATGTGCATCTTTATCTCTAAAAAGGGTAAAATGTGTGTATAATTCACTgtagtatatatttttgttaattgatTCATTGCAAAATAAAATCGAGGATTCTACGATTCATTGTAAAAGTGATAAATTCATTATACATAATATTCATTATTTCtgaataatcatatattattcgTTGTATCTTTGTTAAAAATGTTTGGTGAAAGAATAACTATATAAGCAATATAGGAAATTTCTTGAAACAACTTCCtccatttcatattaattaaatattcgAGGTGTTTCACAACCTTTAGGAAAAGTGGATTATTAAGACATAAGTTGAACATAGGTTTTCGTCTTTAGccttattaattattgtcaaatttattGAAGTCATCACagtaaaaattcaaataaagggTCAAATGAAAGAGCGCTCTAAAAATAGTCTTGGAAACTGGATGAttaagttaatttgaaaaatgaaaaatgcctcaaaaattcaaattaatataaaatgattGGAGTATATCTAAACTTGGCCTCTCATTTAAAATGTGACAAAATCAAAAATGACTTATCAAATGAGTAAATCATgtgagtaaaaaaaaaaagaatgaatccATGTGCAGTCAAAGAAATTTGCAGTCGTGAGTTTACAGATGAGTTTTaactagatttaaattttaataaaataaaacacataaaatcataTTCCACTGTAACTTGtcttagaaaaatatttgtaattttttttaaaaaattattaatttataatattaatgaaattatatatttatataaggatctttttaaaatatattatttattatcttattaAAGTAAGTAACTTTTTTCATTGGCTCAAGTTAAAATGGAAGGAAAATATTGTcttagataaataattaatttaagggaAAAGACTCAGACATGTCATCAAACTTTcagaaaagactcatttataccatcagttaaaagtttggctcatttATGCCATTATCGTTAAAGAAAAAGgctcattcatgccattattttatAACGGTGATTTTGCAAAAGCATTTTTGACATGTGGCCAATTATAATTCGaccacgtcatcaatttttttaaattaaaaaaatcataattttgaaaaataaaattgattttttaattaaataaattgatgacatgaccgaattataattggccacgtcatcaaatttctagaaaaaagttgaatttttttatttttaattaaaaaattgatttaattaaaaaaattgatgacgtggccaaattataattggccacgtgtcaaaatggttttgcaaaatcaccgttaaaaaataatggcatgaatgagcCTTTTCTTTAACGGTAATGGCATGAATGAGCTAAACTTTtaactaatgacataaataagcCTTTTCTGAAAGCTCTCTAGCATATTTGAGCTTTTTCCATTAATTTAAtaaacggaaaagggcctaaaatacccttgaagtattgaaaatggtacacaatTATCCCCCATCTACCTATTAGCCTCCAAATACCCTtcacatccacctttgggtccaAATTTATCCCTTTATTAACggaccaaaaattaaaaaaattaaattataatttttttattacgtGGCACTCAACTAttggttgtaatttaattatttaaaataatttaaaacccACCCATTTTAACTAAACCCACCCATTTGTATGTTCCAAGCCGATCCACCATGATAATTTATCACTTTGTTGCCAGTTTTTCCCCTTCCGGAGCTAAACCTTCAACCTGATCCATGGACCAGCCATTGCATTGTTGTTAGGAAGTTTTCAGGATTTGCAAGAGACAGCAACATTGTTAAAGAAGCTGAGAAACTGGCTCTGAGCTTGAGTAGATCTCCATGGGCAAACTCCACTGCTTCTACAAGTGAATTTGCTTACTCTACAGCGCAATATAATTCTCCCTTCCGGATTATTGGGCGTGTCAATGAAGTGTGGGTGGATGTCACTGGATCTCGAGTAAATGGTTGCGAATCCAATCCAATTGTTGCACACTGATTATGAGTGTGAGCTTGAAGCTTCTTGGATTGTTGTTTTACATCTCCCGTAATAGAGAACAGAGAGACATTAATGGTTGcttcttatgttcatatattatCATGCTCGTGTTCTGTAAATTTGGGATTTCATGGAAGTGATAAATTCTGTAATTGGACAACATAAAAATGGGCGGGTTTAGTTAAAATGGGTaggttttaaattattttaaataattaaattacaaccaatggttgagtgccacgtaataaaaaattataatttaatttttttatttttgatccGTTAATGAAGGGATAAATTtggacccaaaggtggatgtgaAGAGTATTTGGGAGCTAATAAGTGGATGGGGGTAATTGTgtatcattttcaatacttcgaggatattttaggcccttttccgtttaataaatttttaatgggACAACCTAAGTATTCGTACTTCATTCTATgggtatttttaaattttaacttttatatttataatcaaaatagatgatttttttccaaaataagaGAATATTAATTGGATAAATAAATGAGGTTGGAGACaaccaaaacattaaataatgaTAACTTCATAGGCATTTGGACTTGTGGTTCAGGatagtaatttaaaattaatgtttgGCATGTGTTTTTGAAGTATGACAGAtcttaaattttcattaaaaaatgaaatttgggatttcaaattttatgtcaattatataaataatattttgatatcatAACTAAAAGGTTGTGTACTATTAATATTTAGTTTAATGTACTCAAATAAATACGATAATaactttttataattagttttgaaaaataataacaaataaataataattaatttaaatttaaagttttatttccttttatgaaGTGCTAATTCTTCAATTTCATTCCTAAAAGAAATTGCTTACTGTGACAATAAACaaacttttattatattatctaaaaaaatacGACATGATATCTCATTAGGAGGTAGaagtatattttgagaaaatataaatagttgAGTGATGTTGTGATTCTAAAAAAGTAAAAGTGATATTATCAGACAAAttctcaaatataaataataatccGAGGAATTTACTCAAAATTTATATGACATGTTTAAATTAAAGAGTTCTACTTCATTTCATACCATAATGGAGCCTTAGTGAAACACTCTTCCTTTCTAGGACGGGTGAAATTTTTAATGGGATGTCATAACTAAAAACACATTATAACATGTGTTGAAGGGAAGATTCACTTTTAAATTGTTCTCACTgagatttatttattaaaaaaatattaactaattttcaaattttgagatttCTTTATAGTAGGTATTAGGTAACATATATGATTTAGGTATGTTTAATGAAATATAGTATGTATTCAAACTCGTGGACTTAAGGAATTCAAGCAAgatgaattaaattatgataGAGATGGAAAGAACAAATCCATCCACACTAATCTTAGAATACTACAATTCTTTGTCAAGCTTCATATTATATATTGTGAATTTCAATTACATCATTTTAATAATGAAACAATTAGCATATTTCACTCAACCATGATTTTCATATTATCCAATACGGAATGTTATTCTTTAAAACAATAATGCCATTTCAATTGATTGAACAGCAGtgtattaaatttgtattttatcaTTCAAATCTCAAAAACTTATTTACCTAAATACTTCCCCTCAAACTAATCATAAAATATGGATctactatataaataatttatttaaaaaaagaaaaagaaaagaaactagGATTACGTGTCATTGCATTTGATCACTAAAAGTCAAAAGTATTCTAATTAAATAGCATCACTTATTAATAGCAATTGCTACTAAGAAAAATGACGTTTTGTTAGAAAATGCGTCTCCCTTCTTTGTTGTTCTCATTTTCTTGTATCCCTggtttataatttcaaaaacaaatttatCCAAAATCaattacttgtatatatatatatcactttgtttaaaaataaatatcttttaatacATGTTATTGACAAAATCACTACATAAATatccttaaattttttattttaccctagcAAATTGAAAATCTTTATGATGCATGAGAGATAGATATGATGTGGGAGACAAAACTTGTATAGAATTTTTCTTAGAATTTATCAAGTGAATTATTGATCCcatttggaaaaaaaagaaaaagaaatagtcAAAGACATAGGACTTACaaaatatatcaacatattTTACTTGGACATCTCAACTAGGACTTGTATctactaaatatttatttattcaaaaattatatttatttaacaaaGCATtgacatgataaaaaaaagtatgcTCCACACTCCTTGAGGGCGTAAAGCaactaaaaaaatagtattttctccttttattttcccacttaaatttaataataataacgataataataataaaaaaaaaaaatataaaaaaaagcatTTCTTCTTCCCACAATGTTCCTGTACAACCATCTCCTTTTTCTCTCGCtctttttcataaaatagaATTATGATATAAATCAATTGAAGAATGATTTTAGTTTAAAGTTGAAGACAACAAAAAcactaattttagaaaattttccTATGTTGGTTATTTGGTAATGTTGGGTACGTAAGTTTTGACTAAAATCATTTATCAACTATGATCTAAATCTAAAGTacattcttatattatataaaagtgaACAAAAATATCTTTGCATTATTCAAAAGTTACAAGATTCATTATtctgtctattttttttaagaaactcaagtcaccaacaaaaaatatatcaaatcgAATGAATATATGTGTATACGATTAAACTAGtaaagttgagtgatttttttatttttagaaattgagaattaaaatatttagacaaaaagatatttaaattttaaatattctttgtAAAAAAATTGTCCAAATGCAATTCCTTTTTAaacaatttcaaataaagtaattattatttaattttcacaaCAAAACATCTACATAATTTCACGAAATTaccaatatttttatatattgtatcAAAAGTAAATtgcattgtatatatatacgtactaaatatttatttttattaaagagaATCTCTAAATAGTTTGcacatgatatttttaaaatgattttttttgtataatcttTCAAACTATTGGACTCTactgtataaatattttaaaattcacatATTGTTGTAAGtcaatttacttgattatgcaaaaaaaaaaaaaacaaaacatataaattaacaaaacacaaaatttaaactatgaggataaaatatttattttttattcatattcttattctttttagATAGTATTGATCTTCT contains these protein-coding regions:
- the LOC138338002 gene encoding uncharacterized protein, with amino-acid sequence MENLTESKFLALSSQLFPLPELNLQPDPWTSHCIVVRKFSGFARDSNIVKEAEKLALSLSRSPWANSTASTSEFAYSTAQYNSPFRIIGRVNEVWVDVTGSRVNGCESNPIVAH